A DNA window from Actinomadura luzonensis contains the following coding sequences:
- a CDS encoding DUF1345 domain-containing protein has translation MRPKQMSGLMGAAARRTAEIALVTGAVLMAGSAALVPLPFVPLIGWDGAALAFLAVTWWRIGRLDGPATAADVVREDPSRAGADLVVLVAAVASLAAVGYLLVQVDNPEELVLHVGLGVASVVASWAVVHTVFTLRYARLYYSEGAGGGVDFHDDEPGARPRFTDFAYLAFTVGMTFQVSDTELNTPGFRATVLRQALLSYLFGTVIVALTINLVAGLGR, from the coding sequence GTGCGGCCGAAGCAGATGTCCGGGCTGATGGGGGCGGCCGCGCGGCGGACCGCGGAGATCGCCCTCGTGACCGGGGCGGTCCTCATGGCCGGGTCCGCGGCGCTGGTGCCGCTGCCGTTCGTGCCGCTGATCGGCTGGGACGGCGCCGCCCTGGCGTTCCTCGCGGTCACCTGGTGGCGGATCGGCCGGCTCGACGGCCCCGCGACCGCCGCCGACGTCGTCCGCGAGGACCCCTCGCGGGCCGGCGCGGACCTCGTGGTGCTGGTCGCCGCGGTGGCCAGCCTGGCCGCCGTCGGCTACCTGCTGGTGCAGGTGGACAACCCGGAGGAACTGGTGCTGCACGTCGGGCTCGGCGTGGCCAGCGTGGTCGCCTCGTGGGCGGTCGTGCACACCGTCTTCACGCTGCGCTACGCGCGCCTGTACTACTCCGAGGGCGCGGGCGGCGGGGTGGACTTCCACGACGACGAGCCGGGGGCGCGGCCCCGCTTCACCGACTTCGCCTACCTGGCCTTCACCGTCGGGATGACGTTCCAGGTCTCCGATACCGAGCTGAACACGCCGGGCTTCCGGGCGACGGTGCTGCGCCAGGCGCTGCTGTCGTACCTGTTCGGCACCGTCATCGTGGCGCTGACCATCAACCTGGTCGCGGGCCTGGGCCGGTGA
- a CDS encoding helix-turn-helix transcriptional regulator, with translation MAEITLDVRHLRAFAEVGYQVAGGGDAHGAMSALRRVVPLDAYEFVAFDPATGRHHSVVSDGHRQIDRDAAEEYAGLEAYRRALATRSPVPMPEPCTERYFRRHLAPYGWRAGLTAPLFLPEGRYTGLLHLASREAFPGRTGAVVAAVSPLLAHVTDLSRCVIDPVGLPAGFRAVAFDRLGTRREVPGREPSAALWDDPAVAAYARAFIDSRELGRHGLWLDGAGRWHELRLLRAGVGFQGSLQGAVAGERPCALPYELTGREVDVLTRVAAGDSNPQIAAALVLSVRTVTTHLEHIFAKLGCDSRTRLTTKALAEGLCRLEV, from the coding sequence GTGGCCGAGATCACCCTGGACGTCCGCCATCTGCGGGCGTTCGCCGAGGTCGGCTACCAGGTGGCGGGCGGCGGCGACGCCCACGGGGCGATGTCCGCGCTGCGCCGGGTGGTGCCGCTGGACGCCTACGAGTTCGTCGCGTTCGACCCCGCGACGGGCCGCCACCACAGCGTGGTCTCCGACGGCCACCGGCAGATCGACCGCGACGCGGCCGAGGAGTACGCCGGGCTGGAGGCCTACCGGCGGGCGCTGGCCACCCGCTCCCCCGTGCCGATGCCCGAGCCCTGCACCGAGCGCTACTTCCGCCGCCACCTGGCGCCCTACGGGTGGCGGGCGGGCCTGACCGCGCCGCTGTTCCTGCCCGAGGGCCGCTACACGGGCCTGCTGCACCTGGCCTCGCGCGAGGCGTTCCCCGGCCGGACGGGCGCGGTGGTGGCGGCGGTCAGCCCGCTGCTGGCGCACGTCACCGACCTCAGCCGGTGCGTGATCGACCCCGTGGGGCTGCCGGCCGGCTTCCGGGCGGTGGCCTTCGACCGGCTCGGCACCCGGCGCGAGGTGCCGGGGCGCGAGCCGTCGGCGGCGCTCTGGGACGACCCGGCGGTGGCGGCCTACGCGCGGGCGTTCATCGACTCGCGGGAGCTGGGCCGCCACGGCCTCTGGCTGGACGGGGCCGGGCGCTGGCACGAGCTGCGGCTGCTGCGCGCCGGCGTGGGGTTCCAGGGGTCGCTGCAGGGGGCGGTGGCCGGGGAGCGGCCGTGCGCGCTGCCGTACGAGCTGACCGGCCGCGAGGTGGACGTGCTGACCCGGGTGGCGGCCGGCGACTCCAACCCGCAGATCGCCGCCGCGCTGGTGCTCAGCGTGCGCACGGTGACGACGCACCTGGAGCACATCTTCGCCAAGCTCGGCTGCGACAGCCGCACCCGGCTGACCACCAAGGCCCTCGCCGAGGGTCTGTGCCGCCTGGAGGTGTGA
- a CDS encoding adenylyltransferase/cytidyltransferase family protein, which translates to MSSLEAVWVQPYDRPGAAVVTGVFDILHVGHVRYLGSVAARGLPLVVGVEDDPRVRAWKGPTRPLNPAAERAEVLAALRFVAGVFIVTGPPEAHGPEDYIDLLAPMSPGALAHTAGDPHAGARAAAAAILGAECWELEAIPGRSTTRIVNAAGKG; encoded by the coding sequence GTGAGCAGCCTGGAGGCCGTCTGGGTGCAGCCGTACGACCGTCCGGGGGCGGCGGTCGTGACCGGGGTCTTCGACATCCTGCACGTGGGACACGTGCGGTACCTGGGCTCCGTGGCGGCACGCGGGCTGCCGCTGGTCGTCGGCGTCGAGGACGATCCCCGCGTCCGCGCCTGGAAGGGCCCCACCCGCCCGCTCAACCCGGCTGCCGAGCGGGCCGAGGTGCTGGCCGCGCTCCGCTTCGTCGCGGGCGTCTTCATCGTGACGGGCCCGCCGGAGGCGCACGGCCCCGAGGACTACATCGACCTGCTCGCGCCGATGAGCCCCGGCGCGCTGGCCCACACGGCGGGCGACCCGCACGCGGGGGCCCGCGCGGCGGCGGCGGCGATCCTCGGCGCGGAGTGCTGGGAGCTGGAGGCCATCCCCGGCCGCTCGACCACCCGCATCGTCAACGCGGCGGGCAAGGGCTGA
- a CDS encoding DUF1850 domain-containing protein, translated as MAGLPVTGGFLLAYVHSVHHAPAAEVFTVEGRRFTMRAVVSASGGVLDYYALPGTRGRTRDGGYVLWLDRPATYTELSLLATPIGRRTLVAGRRCLPLAPPAGAVQMWLRVEAAPPARTPGAARGGPCPPPYNQSFFLNTEYSATDVNATSNVENQNPHDWPAPG; from the coding sequence GTGGCCGGGCTGCCCGTCACCGGCGGCTTCCTGCTCGCCTACGTGCACTCGGTCCACCACGCGCCCGCGGCCGAGGTGTTCACCGTCGAGGGCCGCCGCTTCACCATGCGGGCCGTCGTGTCCGCGAGCGGGGGAGTGCTCGACTACTACGCGCTGCCCGGCACGCGCGGCCGCACCCGCGACGGCGGGTACGTGCTGTGGCTCGACCGGCCCGCCACCTACACCGAGCTGTCGCTGCTGGCCACCCCGATCGGCCGCCGCACCCTCGTCGCGGGCCGGCGCTGCCTGCCGCTCGCCCCGCCCGCCGGGGCCGTCCAGATGTGGCTGCGGGTCGAGGCCGCGCCCCCGGCCCGCACGCCCGGCGCCGCCCGCGGCGGGCCGTGCCCGCCGCCCTACAACCAGTCCTTCTTCTTGAACACCGAGTACAGCGCCACCGACGTGAACGCCACCAGCAACGTCGAGAACCAGAACCCCCACGACTGGCCCGCCCCCGGATAG
- a CDS encoding ATP-binding protein, translating into MVQLPGAPSQVAKARGIVTEALGRDHPLYDDVVLLTSELATNAVLHTRSGAGGSFTVTVTSSQSVVRVCVEDAGSDGPPCVCRTGTQSTSGRGLPLIEALSHRWGFTRENGSTTVWFELLQAGVQAGVPAVAV; encoded by the coding sequence GTGGTCCAGCTCCCGGGGGCGCCCTCCCAGGTGGCCAAGGCCAGGGGGATCGTCACGGAGGCGCTGGGCCGCGACCATCCGCTCTACGACGACGTGGTGCTGCTCACCAGCGAGCTGGCCACCAACGCGGTGCTCCACACCCGGTCCGGCGCCGGCGGCTCGTTCACGGTGACCGTGACCAGCTCGCAGTCGGTGGTGCGGGTGTGCGTGGAGGACGCCGGGTCCGACGGGCCGCCGTGCGTGTGCCGTACGGGGACGCAGTCCACCAGCGGGCGCGGCCTGCCGCTCATCGAGGCGCTCAGCCACCGCTGGGGCTTCACCCGCGAGAACGGCTCGACGACGGTCTGGTTCGAGCTACTGCAGGCGGGCGTCCAGGCGGGGGTGCCGGCCGTCGCGGTGTGA
- a CDS encoding SPW repeat protein has product MRPDTAETRQHYDEAACRAGFQALDGLTLLAGLYLAISPWVAQFAVLARLSFSNLVTGLALAALAFGFAAAYGRTHGLSWVAPVIGVWTIVSPWVMYGGAAPATAVWSNVVVGLWIVLMGLAAAGITASARSAPRPRVSGLRERATRSSP; this is encoded by the coding sequence ATGCGTCCCGACACGGCGGAGACGCGGCAGCACTACGACGAGGCGGCCTGCCGGGCCGGCTTCCAGGCGCTCGACGGGCTCACGCTGCTCGCCGGGCTCTACCTGGCGATCTCGCCCTGGGTGGCGCAGTTCGCCGTCCTGGCCAGGCTGTCGTTCAGCAACCTCGTCACGGGGCTCGCGCTGGCCGCCCTGGCCTTCGGCTTCGCCGCGGCCTACGGGCGCACGCACGGGCTGAGCTGGGTGGCGCCGGTGATCGGCGTGTGGACGATCGTCTCGCCCTGGGTCATGTACGGCGGCGCCGCCCCGGCCACGGCGGTCTGGAGCAACGTCGTCGTGGGCCTGTGGATCGTCCTGATGGGGCTGGCCGCGGCGGGGATCACGGCGAGCGCCCGCAGCGCGCCCCGGCCCAGGGTGAGCGGGCTCCGGGAGAGGGCTACCCGATCGTCCCCTTGA
- a CDS encoding TRAP transporter permease, whose amino-acid sequence MTEPSHREAELLAAHEQERPARRLGGRLGLGVRVVAGLLSAYSLVVVFRPVEALQNRMTFLAVALPLVFLCYRSGARLPWRRRSGPRPDEAGPVAGVTTAPEPAPEPAPEPAPEPAPEPAPDGVASGAPDRPTVADWLLAAAALAVLVLPLADLDAFRERGSGAALTALDVTAGLVLTLLLLEAVRRTVGRSLAVICVVFLLYAYYGGYLPIGWTIGHRGFDLAQIVSQLYTGTEGFFGVPMQVAASYIILFTVYGAVLDLSGASRFFIDLSFAAFRNSRSAPGRTVTTAGFLLGTVSGSGVATTVSLGSVAWPVLRRAGYPREPAGGILAAGGIGAILSPPTLGAAAFIIAEYLRVSYLDVLLYATVPTLLYYLGIFLAIEIDSRRFGTRAVQVDAPRAGRLLLRFGYHFSSLILIIVLMALDRSAFQAVVIATAVALALSFLDPRHRMGPRRVGRALAKGALEVLPVTAVCAAAGIIVGVITQTGLGLNLSAIIVDVAAGNLVLTTVMSGLAVMLLGLAVPVTASFIIAAVIIGPALTALGVSQAEAYMFVFYYAVLSEVSPPTALSAVAAAAITGGNTYRTMMMTWRYTLPAFLVPFAFVLTPNGQALLGQGPIGTVLLMAAVSAVAVAALALATGGITGTTERLLAAAAAVLLLFLEPVPIVAGLAVLAAAVAVHLVRSRRRDPA is encoded by the coding sequence TTGACCGAGCCGAGCCACCGCGAGGCCGAGCTGCTCGCCGCGCACGAGCAGGAGCGGCCGGCGCGGCGGCTCGGCGGGCGGCTCGGGCTCGGCGTGCGGGTCGTGGCCGGGCTGCTGTCGGCGTACTCGCTCGTGGTGGTGTTCCGGCCGGTCGAGGCGCTGCAGAACCGGATGACGTTCCTGGCGGTGGCGCTGCCGCTGGTCTTCCTCTGCTACCGCTCGGGGGCCCGCTTGCCCTGGCGCCGTCGCTCCGGCCCCCGTCCGGACGAGGCGGGGCCGGTGGCGGGCGTCACCACGGCCCCTGAGCCGGCCCCCGAACCGGCCCCCGAACCGGCCCCCGAGCCAGCGCCCGAACCGGCCCCGGACGGCGTGGCGAGCGGCGCGCCGGACCGGCCGACCGTCGCCGACTGGCTGCTCGCCGCCGCCGCGCTGGCCGTGCTCGTCCTCCCCCTCGCCGACCTCGACGCCTTCCGCGAACGCGGCTCCGGCGCCGCCCTGACCGCCCTCGACGTCACCGCCGGCCTCGTGCTCACCCTGCTGCTGCTGGAGGCGGTGCGCCGCACCGTCGGCCGGTCGCTGGCCGTCATCTGCGTCGTCTTCCTCCTGTACGCCTACTACGGCGGCTACCTGCCGATCGGCTGGACCATCGGCCACCGCGGCTTCGACCTCGCCCAGATCGTCTCCCAGCTCTACACCGGCACCGAGGGCTTCTTCGGCGTGCCCATGCAGGTCGCCGCCAGCTACATCATCCTGTTCACGGTCTACGGCGCCGTCCTCGACCTGTCCGGCGCGAGCCGCTTCTTCATCGACCTCAGCTTCGCCGCCTTCCGCAACTCCCGCTCCGCCCCCGGCCGCACCGTCACCACCGCCGGGTTCCTGCTCGGCACCGTCTCCGGCTCCGGCGTGGCCACCACCGTCAGCCTCGGCAGCGTCGCCTGGCCGGTGCTGCGCCGCGCCGGCTACCCGAGGGAGCCCGCCGGCGGCATCCTCGCGGCCGGCGGCATCGGCGCCATCCTCTCGCCGCCCACCCTCGGCGCGGCCGCGTTCATCATCGCCGAGTACCTGCGCGTCAGCTACCTCGACGTGCTGCTCTACGCGACGGTCCCGACGCTGCTGTACTACCTCGGCATCTTCCTGGCCATCGAGATCGACTCGCGCCGCTTCGGCACCCGCGCCGTCCAGGTGGACGCGCCCCGCGCGGGCCGCCTGCTGCTGCGCTTCGGCTACCACTTCAGCTCGCTGATCCTCATCATCGTGCTGATGGCGCTCGACCGGTCGGCGTTCCAGGCCGTGGTGATCGCCACCGCCGTCGCGCTGGCGCTGTCGTTCCTCGACCCGCGCCACCGCATGGGGCCGCGGCGCGTCGGGCGGGCGCTGGCCAAGGGCGCGCTGGAGGTGCTGCCCGTCACCGCCGTGTGCGCGGCGGCCGGCATCATCGTCGGCGTCATCACCCAGACCGGCCTCGGCCTGAACCTCAGCGCGATCATCGTGGACGTCGCCGCCGGCAACCTCGTCCTCACCACCGTCATGTCCGGCCTGGCCGTCATGCTGCTGGGCCTGGCCGTGCCGGTGACCGCCAGCTTCATCATCGCCGCCGTCATCATCGGCCCCGCGCTCACCGCGCTCGGCGTCAGCCAGGCCGAGGCGTACATGTTCGTCTTCTACTACGCGGTGCTGTCGGAGGTCAGCCCGCCCACCGCCCTGTCGGCGGTCGCGGCGGCGGCCATCACCGGCGGCAACACGTACCGGACGATGATGATGACCTGGCGGTACACGCTGCCGGCGTTCCTGGTGCCGTTCGCGTTCGTGCTGACCCCCAACGGCCAGGCGCTGCTCGGGCAGGGCCCGATCGGCACCGTGCTGCTCATGGCCGCGGTCTCGGCCGTCGCCGTGGCCGCGCTCGCCCTGGCCACCGGCGGGATCACCGGCACGACGGAGCGGCTGCTCGCCGCGGCCGCCGCGGTGCTGCTGCTGTTCCTGGAGCCCGTCCCCATCGTCGCGGGCCTGGCCGTGCTGGCCGCGGCCGTCGCCGTGCACCTCGTCAGAAGCAGGAGAAGGGACCCAGCGTGA
- a CDS encoding winged helix-turn-helix transcriptional regulator, whose translation MSPHSVCTRFHIALELIGARWSGAVIHMIFKGAHRYGDIKAAIPGINDTMLARRLRELESAGLVERRVLATSPVRVEYHLTPMGEELRPVLDELVTWAHKWIPLPEEGHGRAAG comes from the coding sequence GTGAGCCCACACTCCGTCTGCACGCGTTTCCACATCGCCTTAGAGCTGATCGGCGCCCGGTGGTCCGGCGCGGTGATCCACATGATCTTCAAGGGCGCCCACCGCTACGGCGACATCAAGGCCGCCATTCCCGGCATCAACGACACGATGCTCGCCCGCCGGCTGCGCGAGCTCGAGTCGGCCGGCCTCGTCGAGCGCCGCGTCCTCGCCACGTCGCCGGTGCGCGTCGAGTACCACCTGACCCCGATGGGCGAGGAGCTGCGGCCCGTCCTCGACGAGCTGGTCACCTGGGCGCACAAGTGGATCCCGCTGCCCGAGGAGGGCCACGGCCGGGCGGCCGGTTGA
- the thrS gene encoding threonine--tRNA ligase, with protein MMNDHRRLGRDLGIFGTDPLIGAGLPYLPPAGAALRKAVEDYVHELERRNGYQHVSSPVLGKRELYERSGHWAHYAEDMFPPMTVGGEEFVLRPSLCPHHAIIYRSRQRSHRDLPLRLAELGGMYRAELSGVLGGLNRVRAIQLNDGHVFCPPEQAAAEVSAALDLIETAHARLGVGQVRYRLSLRGEGGKYVDDPALWARSEAVLREVLRERGRDHDEAPGEGAFYGPKIDIQITDPAGRESTLSTVQVDLYQPGRFELDYTGPSGGPLRPVMVHRSVVGGLERLLAHLVEVHGGAFPAWLAPVQAVVLPLSDAERPAAEALLRRCLAAGLRAELAPADRGSLGARIRAHRLVPYQLVVGPREAASGGASVRLRDGGQAGEVPVEQLAARSRPFA; from the coding sequence ATCATGAACGACCACCGCAGGCTCGGCCGCGACCTCGGCATCTTCGGCACCGACCCGCTCATCGGCGCCGGCCTGCCCTACCTGCCGCCCGCCGGCGCCGCCCTGCGCAAGGCGGTCGAGGACTACGTGCACGAGCTCGAACGCCGCAACGGCTACCAGCACGTCAGCTCACCCGTCCTCGGCAAGCGCGAGCTCTACGAGAGATCCGGGCACTGGGCCCACTACGCCGAGGACATGTTCCCGCCCATGACCGTGGGCGGCGAGGAGTTCGTGCTGCGTCCCAGCCTGTGCCCGCACCACGCGATCATCTACCGCTCCCGGCAGCGCAGCCACCGCGACCTGCCGCTGCGCCTGGCCGAGCTGGGCGGCATGTACCGCGCCGAACTGTCCGGCGTGCTCGGCGGCCTCAACCGGGTGCGCGCCATCCAGCTCAACGACGGCCACGTCTTCTGCCCGCCCGAGCAGGCCGCCGCCGAGGTGTCGGCCGCGCTCGACCTCATCGAGACCGCCCACGCCCGGCTCGGCGTCGGCCAGGTCCGCTACCGCCTGTCGCTGCGCGGCGAGGGCGGCAAGTACGTCGACGACCCCGCCCTGTGGGCCCGCTCCGAGGCCGTGCTGCGCGAGGTGCTGCGCGAACGCGGCCGCGACCACGACGAGGCGCCCGGCGAGGGCGCCTTCTACGGCCCCAAGATCGACATCCAGATCACCGACCCGGCCGGCCGCGAGAGCACCCTGTCCACCGTCCAGGTCGACCTCTACCAGCCCGGCCGCTTCGAGCTGGACTACACCGGCCCGTCCGGCGGGCCGCTGCGCCCCGTCATGGTGCACCGCAGCGTCGTCGGCGGCCTCGAACGCCTCCTCGCCCACCTCGTCGAGGTGCACGGGGGCGCGTTCCCCGCCTGGCTGGCGCCCGTCCAGGCCGTGGTGCTGCCGCTGTCGGACGCCGAGCGGCCCGCCGCCGAGGCGCTGCTGCGCCGCTGCCTGGCCGCCGGGCTGCGGGCCGAGCTGGCCCCCGCCGACCGGGGCAGCCTCGGCGCCCGCATCAGGGCGCACCGGCTGGTGCCGTACCAGCTCGTGGTCGGGCCGCGCGAGGCCGCCTCCGGAGGCGCGTCGGTGCGGCTGCGCGACGGCGGGCAGGCGGGGGAGGTGCCGGTCGAACAGCTCGCCGCACGATCGCGACCGTTCGCCTGA
- a CDS encoding NADPH-dependent FMN reductase, translating into MDKPVLQIIVASSRPGRTGPAVAEWFRARAAASGLFEVELVDLAEVNLPFLDEPNHPRLRQYVNAHTKEWSATVERGDAYVFVTPEYNHSFTAVLKNALDYLHHEWQHKAAGFVSYGGISGGTRAVNGLRQVVSTLKMVPVLEAVNIPFVQQFMAEDGTLRPNEVSEAAADALLAELAKLTGALRPMRLAS; encoded by the coding sequence ATGGACAAGCCCGTCCTGCAGATCATCGTCGCCAGCAGCCGCCCCGGCCGGACCGGGCCCGCCGTGGCCGAGTGGTTCCGGGCGCGGGCCGCCGCCTCCGGCCTGTTCGAGGTGGAGCTGGTGGACCTGGCCGAGGTGAACCTGCCCTTCCTCGACGAGCCGAACCACCCCCGCCTGCGCCAGTACGTCAACGCCCACACCAAGGAGTGGAGCGCCACCGTCGAGCGCGGCGACGCCTACGTGTTCGTGACCCCCGAGTACAACCACAGCTTCACCGCCGTGCTCAAGAACGCCCTGGACTACCTGCACCACGAGTGGCAGCACAAGGCGGCCGGCTTCGTCAGCTACGGCGGGATCTCCGGCGGCACCCGCGCCGTCAACGGCCTGCGCCAGGTGGTCAGCACGCTGAAGATGGTCCCCGTGCTGGAGGCGGTCAACATCCCGTTCGTGCAGCAGTTCATGGCCGAGGACGGCACGCTGCGCCCCAACGAGGTGAGCGAGGCCGCCGCCGACGCCCTGCTGGCCGAGCTGGCCAAGCTCACCGGCGCGCTGCGGCCGATGCGCCTGGCCTCCTGA
- a CDS encoding glycerophosphodiester phosphodiesterase, translating to MYRLCGVAAGAAWTALLAGAVQAALLAGTALAAPAERPRADNIAHRGGSGGAPENTIAACARARAAGADLCEFDVQQTKDQQLVLIHDETLARTTDAEQVFPGRAPWQVADFTLAEIRRLDAGSWFSPRFGNEGVPTLRQALELLGAGGAGLLLEIKHSPRSPGIDRRVAAELQDNRALWQGRRLSLQAFDWQAMRLLHRMVPGVPILLLGTSGARLPADTGYASALVLPHAGLTERQVRGAHGRGLRVYAGTTDRPRVLRRLVSYGVDGIMTDRPARLRGILAR from the coding sequence ATGTATCGCCTCTGTGGCGTTGCCGCCGGCGCGGCCTGGACGGCTCTCCTCGCGGGAGCCGTCCAGGCAGCTCTCCTAGCGGGGACCGCCCTGGCCGCCCCCGCCGAGCGGCCGCGGGCGGACAACATCGCGCACCGCGGCGGCTCCGGGGGCGCGCCGGAGAACACCATCGCCGCCTGCGCCCGGGCCCGCGCCGCCGGCGCCGACCTGTGCGAGTTCGACGTCCAGCAGACCAAGGACCAGCAGCTCGTCCTCATCCACGACGAGACGCTGGCCCGCACCACCGACGCCGAGCAGGTCTTCCCCGGCCGCGCGCCGTGGCAGGTCGCCGACTTCACGCTGGCCGAGATCCGCCGCCTCGACGCCGGCTCGTGGTTCTCCCCGCGCTTCGGCAACGAGGGCGTGCCCACGCTGCGGCAGGCACTGGAGCTGCTGGGCGCGGGCGGGGCCGGGCTGCTGCTGGAGATCAAGCACTCGCCCCGCAGCCCGGGCATCGACCGGCGGGTGGCCGCCGAGCTGCAGGACAACCGGGCGCTGTGGCAAGGGCGGCGGCTGTCGCTGCAGGCCTTCGACTGGCAGGCGATGCGGCTGCTGCACCGCATGGTGCCCGGCGTGCCCATCCTCCTGCTCGGCACGAGCGGCGCGCGGCTGCCCGCCGACACCGGCTACGCCAGCGCGCTCGTGCTGCCGCACGCCGGGCTCACCGAGCGGCAGGTGCGCGGCGCGCACGGGCGCGGCCTGCGCGTCTACGCCGGCACCACCGACCGGCCGCGCGTGCTGCGCCGCCTGGTCTCCTACGGCGTGGACGGCATCATGACCGACCGCCCCGCCCGCCTGCGCGGCATCCTGGCCAGGTGA
- a CDS encoding STAS domain-containing protein, translated as MRPPGEPPPGGRLEVGDRPAGDQVIVVTVSGPLDLDTCPVLQAGLARALAARRPPLVAIDLSGLTSADSHGLAVLLAAERHARTAGGGLVVFGVGPLPRRIFRDRGLDRVLDIQPTPAEAVRRLERAGRDRSFE; from the coding sequence GTGAGGCCGCCCGGCGAGCCCCCGCCCGGCGGCCGGCTGGAGGTCGGCGACCGACCGGCCGGCGACCAGGTGATCGTGGTGACCGTCAGCGGGCCGCTCGACCTGGACACCTGCCCCGTCCTGCAGGCCGGGCTGGCGCGGGCGCTGGCGGCGCGCCGGCCGCCGCTGGTCGCGATCGACCTGAGCGGGCTCACGTCCGCCGACTCCCACGGGCTGGCCGTGCTGCTCGCGGCCGAGCGGCACGCGCGCACGGCGGGCGGCGGGCTCGTCGTCTTCGGCGTCGGCCCGCTCCCCCGCCGGATCTTCCGCGACCGCGGCCTGGACCGGGTCCTGGACATCCAGCCGACCCCGGCCGAGGCCGTGCGGCGGCTGGAGCGGGCAGGCCGCGACCGCTCCTTTGAATAG
- a CDS encoding TAXI family TRAP transporter solute-binding subunit, translating to MKRTTVLAATVLATVAAVVLAVAGCGGGGAGSGNRLSIATGGTTGVYYVYGGGLAKQLSAGIADTQATASVTSASVENIKLLASGKADIGFSQMDTAADAVNGKDTFTAKQPIKAIARIYDNYAHVVVAPGVRAAKVADLKGKRVSLGPANSGTQVVARRMLQAAGLDPDTDVSKQQLSINEAVQAVKDGTIDAFVWVGGLPTAGITDLATSRPDIRLLDTSDVLAEMRRTHGPQYVGLDIDLSVYKLSGTIRTVGIANVLLVPDRMSEQLAHDITKVLFERKAELSAVHPEARKLDLRLGRQTAPVELHPGAARYYQEKG from the coding sequence GTGAAGCGGACAACAGTCCTGGCCGCCACCGTCCTGGCCACCGTCGCGGCCGTCGTCCTGGCCGTGGCGGGCTGCGGCGGCGGCGGCGCGGGCTCGGGCAACCGCCTGTCCATCGCCACCGGCGGCACCACCGGCGTCTACTACGTCTACGGCGGCGGCCTGGCCAAGCAGCTCTCGGCCGGCATCGCCGACACGCAGGCCACGGCCTCGGTCACCTCGGCCTCCGTGGAGAACATCAAGCTCCTCGCGAGCGGCAAGGCCGACATCGGCTTCTCGCAGATGGACACCGCCGCCGACGCCGTCAACGGCAAGGACACCTTCACCGCCAAGCAGCCGATCAAGGCCATCGCCCGCATCTACGACAACTACGCCCACGTCGTCGTCGCGCCCGGCGTCCGGGCGGCCAAGGTCGCCGACCTCAAGGGCAAGCGCGTCTCGCTCGGCCCCGCCAACTCCGGCACCCAGGTCGTCGCCCGCCGCATGCTCCAGGCCGCGGGGCTCGACCCCGACACCGACGTCAGCAAGCAGCAGCTGTCCATCAACGAGGCCGTCCAGGCGGTCAAGGACGGCACCATCGACGCGTTCGTCTGGGTCGGCGGCCTGCCCACCGCCGGCATCACCGACCTGGCCACCAGCCGCCCCGACATCAGGCTGCTCGACACCTCCGACGTCCTCGCCGAGATGCGGCGGACGCACGGCCCGCAGTACGTCGGCCTCGACATCGACCTGTCCGTCTACAAGCTGAGCGGCACGATCAGGACCGTCGGCATCGCGAACGTGCTCCTCGTCCCGGACCGGATGAGCGAGCAGCTCGCCCACGACATCACCAAGGTCCTGTTCGAGCGGAAGGCCGAGCTGTCGGCCGTGCACCCCGAGGCCAGGAAGCTCGATCTCAGGCTCGGCCGGCAGACCGCCCCCGTCGAGCTGCACCCGGGCGCGGCCCGCTACTACCAGGAGAAAGGCTGA